In one window of Streptomyces griseus subsp. griseus DNA:
- a CDS encoding carbon-nitrogen hydrolase family protein, with protein sequence MPSLRTALLQSSGRPGAIAENLRTLDEAAARAADAGARLLVAPELFLTGYAIGDAVPELAEPVDGPGARAVAEIAVRHGLAVLHGYPERDGERIFNASQLIGPDGTSLANYRKTHLFGCFEQEWFTPGEQTVVQAELDGIRIGLLICYDVEFPENVRAHALAGTDLLLVPTAQMHPFQFVAESVVPVRAFENQMYVAYVNRTGPEGEFEFVGLSCLAGPDGTVRTRAGRGEELVVGEVDPEFLAASRAANPYLNDRRPGLYGSLG encoded by the coding sequence ATGCCGTCGTTGCGTACCGCCCTGCTCCAGAGCTCCGGCCGGCCCGGTGCCATCGCCGAGAACCTGAGGACGCTGGACGAGGCCGCCGCGCGCGCCGCCGATGCGGGCGCCCGGCTGCTGGTCGCCCCCGAGCTGTTCCTGACCGGGTACGCCATCGGTGACGCGGTCCCCGAGCTGGCCGAGCCCGTCGACGGTCCGGGCGCCCGGGCCGTCGCCGAGATCGCCGTACGCCACGGCCTCGCCGTCCTCCACGGCTACCCGGAGCGCGACGGAGAGCGGATCTTCAACGCCTCCCAGCTCATCGGCCCCGACGGCACGTCGCTGGCGAACTACCGCAAGACCCACCTCTTCGGCTGCTTCGAGCAGGAGTGGTTCACCCCCGGCGAGCAGACCGTCGTCCAGGCGGAGCTGGACGGCATCCGGATCGGTCTGCTGATCTGCTACGACGTCGAGTTCCCGGAGAACGTACGGGCGCACGCCCTGGCCGGCACCGATCTGCTGCTGGTGCCCACCGCACAGATGCACCCGTTCCAGTTCGTCGCCGAATCCGTCGTCCCCGTACGGGCCTTCGAGAACCAGATGTACGTGGCGTACGTCAACCGCACCGGTCCGGAAGGCGAGTTCGAGTTCGTCGGGCTGAGCTGCCTGGCCGGGCCCGACGGCACCGTACGCACCCGCGCCGGCCGTGGTGAGGAGCTCGTCGTCGGCGAGGTGGACCCGGAGTTCCTGGCCGCGTCGCGCGCCGCCAACCCCTACCTGAACGACCGCCGCCCCGGTCTGTACGGCTCCCTCGGCTGA
- a CDS encoding Lrp/AsnC family transcriptional regulator: MRLNDLDERIVHALAEDARRSYADIGAIVGLSAPAVKRRVDRLRAEGAITGFTVRVDPAALGWETEGFIEIYCSRNTSPEAIRQGLARYPEIAAASTVTGDADAVVQVFAADMRHFEQVLERIAGEPYVERTKSVLVLSPLLRRYSAEAPPA, from the coding sequence GTGCGCCTGAACGACCTCGACGAACGCATCGTCCACGCCCTCGCCGAAGACGCCCGGCGCTCCTACGCCGACATCGGCGCGATCGTCGGCCTCTCCGCCCCCGCCGTGAAACGCCGCGTCGACCGGCTCCGCGCCGAGGGCGCGATCACCGGCTTCACCGTGCGCGTCGACCCGGCCGCGCTGGGCTGGGAGACCGAGGGGTTCATCGAGATCTACTGCAGCCGCAACACCTCCCCGGAAGCGATCAGGCAGGGCCTGGCCCGCTACCCGGAGATCGCCGCCGCCTCCACCGTCACCGGCGACGCGGACGCGGTCGTCCAGGTCTTCGCCGCCGACATGCGCCACTTCGAGCAGGTGCTGGAGCGGATCGCGGGGGAGCCGTACGTGGAGCGTACGAAGTCGGTGCTGGTGCTCTCACCCCTGCTGCGCCGCTACTCGGCCGAGGCCCCGCCGGCCTGA
- a CDS encoding aldehyde dehydrogenase family protein translates to MSFFTDLAHQYIDGEWRPGKGSWDIIDFNPFNGEKLASIPVATAEEVDQAYRAAESAQQAWADTNPYARRGVLEKALRIVEEREPEIAEAIVAELGGTHLKAGFELHLAKEFLREAIQLALRPAGQILPSPTEGKENRVYRVPVGVVGVISPFNFPFLLSLKSVAPALALGNAVVLKPHQNTPVCGGTLLAKVFEDAGLPAGLLNVVVTDIAEIGDTLLEHPVPQVISFTGSDKVGRHVATVCAANLKRAVLELGGNSALIVLDDADVDYAVDAAVFSRYVHQGQVCMAANRILVDRAVEAEFTEKFVAKVASLTVGDPADPATQIGPLINSSQAESISRLVDETVAAGATALLHGRADGNVVSPSVLTGLPADSPVLQQEIFGPVALLVPFDGEDEAVRIANDTPYGLSGAVHTGNIERGVRIGQRIHTGMIHINDGTVHDEPIVPFGGEKGSGLGRLNGESMVEAFTTQKWISVQHGRSQFPF, encoded by the coding sequence ATGTCCTTCTTCACTGACCTGGCCCATCAGTACATCGACGGCGAGTGGAGGCCGGGGAAGGGGTCCTGGGACATCATCGACTTCAACCCCTTCAACGGGGAGAAGCTCGCCTCGATCCCCGTCGCCACCGCCGAAGAGGTCGACCAGGCCTACCGCGCGGCCGAGAGCGCCCAGCAGGCGTGGGCCGACACCAACCCGTATGCCCGGCGCGGGGTCCTGGAGAAGGCGCTGCGCATCGTCGAGGAGCGCGAGCCGGAGATCGCCGAGGCCATCGTCGCCGAACTCGGCGGCACCCACCTGAAGGCCGGCTTCGAGCTGCACCTGGCCAAGGAGTTCCTGCGCGAGGCCATCCAGCTCGCCCTGCGCCCGGCCGGCCAGATCCTCCCCTCGCCGACCGAGGGCAAGGAGAACCGGGTCTACCGGGTGCCCGTCGGCGTCGTCGGGGTCATCAGCCCCTTCAACTTCCCCTTCCTGCTCTCCCTCAAGTCCGTCGCCCCCGCCCTGGCCCTCGGCAACGCGGTCGTCCTCAAGCCGCACCAGAACACCCCGGTCTGCGGCGGCACCCTGCTGGCCAAGGTCTTCGAGGACGCCGGACTGCCCGCCGGGCTGCTCAACGTCGTCGTCACCGACATCGCCGAGATCGGCGACACCCTGCTGGAGCACCCCGTACCGCAGGTCATCTCCTTCACCGGCTCGGACAAGGTCGGCCGCCACGTCGCCACCGTCTGTGCCGCCAACCTCAAGCGCGCCGTCCTCGAACTCGGCGGCAACAGCGCCCTGATCGTGCTGGACGACGCCGATGTGGACTACGCGGTCGACGCCGCCGTCTTCAGCCGCTACGTCCACCAGGGCCAGGTCTGCATGGCCGCCAACCGGATCCTGGTCGACCGGGCGGTCGAGGCCGAGTTCACCGAGAAGTTCGTCGCCAAGGTCGCGTCCCTCACCGTCGGCGACCCGGCCGACCCGGCCACCCAGATCGGCCCGCTGATCAACTCCTCGCAGGCCGAGTCCATCTCCCGGCTCGTCGACGAGACCGTCGCCGCCGGCGCCACCGCCCTGCTCCACGGCCGGGCCGACGGCAACGTGGTCAGCCCCTCCGTGCTGACCGGCCTCCCCGCCGACTCGCCCGTCCTCCAGCAGGAGATCTTCGGCCCGGTCGCCCTGCTCGTCCCCTTCGACGGTGAGGACGAGGCCGTCCGCATCGCCAACGACACCCCCTACGGGCTCAGCGGCGCCGTCCACACCGGCAACATCGAACGCGGCGTGCGGATCGGGCAGCGCATCCACACCGGCATGATCCACATCAACGACGGCACCGTCCACGACGAGCCCATCGTCCCCTTCGGCGGCGAGAAGGGCTCGGGCCTCGGACGGCTGAACGGCGAGTCGATGGTGGAGGCCTTCACCACCCAGAAGTGGATCTCCGTCCAGCACGGCCGCTCGCAGTTCCCCTTCTGA
- a CDS encoding GuaB1 family IMP dehydrogenase-related protein yields the protein MRFLEPGTGRYTDSSVVPYDLTYDDVFMVPGRSAVGSRQSVDLSSPDGTGTTIPLVVANMTAIAGRRMAETIARRGGLVVIPQDIPIEVVTDVITWVKTRHLVLDTPIELAPGQTVADALSLLPKRAHGAGVVVDEDRRPVGVVTDHDLTGVDRFTQLSEVMSKDLVVLDADIDPRDAFTKLDGANRKLAPAVDQDGRLVGILTRKAALRATLYTPATDDQGRLRIAAAVGINGDVAGKAKQLLDAGVDTLVVDTAHGHQESMIAAVKAVRALDPRVPIVAGNIVAAEGVRDLIEAGADIIKVGVGPGAMCTTRMMTGVGRPQFSAVLECAAEAKKHGKHVWADGGVRHPRDVAMALAAGASNVMIGSWFAGTYESPGDLQQSADGRYYKESFGMASARAVKNRTSDESAYDRARKALFEEGISTSRMFLDPTRPGVEDLIDSIIAGVRSSCTYAGAASLEEFADKAVVGVQSAAGYAEGKPLHASWS from the coding sequence ATGCGCTTTCTTGAGCCGGGCACCGGTCGCTACACAGACTCCTCCGTGGTTCCGTACGACCTCACGTACGACGACGTCTTCATGGTCCCGGGCCGTTCCGCCGTCGGATCCCGCCAGTCCGTGGACCTCTCCTCGCCCGACGGCACAGGGACGACGATCCCGCTCGTGGTTGCCAACATGACCGCCATCGCGGGCCGCCGGATGGCCGAAACCATCGCCCGCCGCGGCGGGCTCGTCGTGATCCCCCAGGACATCCCGATCGAGGTCGTCACCGACGTCATCACCTGGGTCAAGACGCGCCACCTCGTCCTGGACACCCCGATCGAGCTGGCCCCCGGCCAGACCGTCGCCGACGCGCTCTCCCTGCTGCCCAAGCGGGCGCACGGCGCGGGTGTCGTCGTGGACGAAGACCGCCGCCCGGTCGGCGTCGTCACCGACCACGACCTCACCGGCGTCGACCGCTTCACCCAGCTCTCCGAGGTCATGTCCAAGGACCTGGTGGTCCTGGACGCGGACATCGACCCGCGCGACGCCTTCACCAAGCTGGACGGCGCCAACCGCAAGCTGGCCCCCGCCGTGGACCAGGACGGCCGGCTCGTCGGCATCCTGACCCGGAAGGCCGCGCTCCGCGCCACCCTCTACACCCCCGCCACCGACGACCAGGGGCGGCTGCGCATCGCCGCCGCCGTCGGCATCAACGGCGATGTGGCGGGCAAGGCCAAGCAGCTCCTGGACGCGGGCGTCGACACCCTCGTCGTGGACACCGCCCACGGCCACCAGGAGTCCATGATCGCCGCGGTGAAGGCCGTACGGGCGCTGGACCCGCGGGTCCCGATCGTCGCGGGCAACATCGTCGCCGCCGAGGGCGTACGCGACCTGATCGAGGCCGGAGCCGACATCATCAAGGTCGGCGTCGGCCCCGGCGCCATGTGCACCACCCGGATGATGACCGGCGTCGGCCGGCCGCAGTTCTCCGCCGTCCTGGAGTGCGCCGCCGAGGCCAAGAAGCACGGCAAGCACGTCTGGGCGGACGGTGGCGTCCGCCACCCGCGCGATGTCGCCATGGCGCTCGCCGCCGGCGCCTCCAACGTGATGATCGGCTCCTGGTTCGCGGGGACGTACGAGTCGCCCGGCGATCTCCAGCAGTCCGCCGACGGGCGCTACTACAAGGAGTCCTTCGGTATGGCCTCCGCGCGCGCCGTGAAGAACCGCACCTCCGACGAGTCCGCGTACGACCGGGCCCGCAAGGCCCTCTTCGAGGAGGGCATCTCCACCTCGCGGATGTTCCTCGACCCGACCCGCCCGGGCGTCGAGGACCTGATCGACTCGATCATCGCGGGCGTCCGCTCCTCCTGCACCTACGCCGGTGCGGCCTCCCTGGAGGAGTTCGCCGACAAGGCGGTCGTCGGCGTCCAGAGCGCCGCCGGATACGCCGAGGGCAAGCCGCTGCACGCCAGCTGGAGTTGA
- a CDS encoding terpene synthase family protein, which produces MDSELPDIYCPFPQRTNPHVGHTRGHLATWIRQTGLVHRESAMNRFEQADFGAFVGMVYPTAGPEHLDLVADWFVWLFLVDDQLDDGHLGRSPERVRAVVERMRAVVDGTAPEPLPDEELPAAVIALMDLWERTTPSAAPHWRTRFAWHLITYLTTATTWEAGNRANDVVPSEETYIAKRRHTGAIHVCMDLIEIVTGTEAPESLHNDPRFITALEASCNHVCWANDVYSFEKEQVLGEIHNLVHLVRHHRGLGEQQALDHVAERLALETERFLTAEDELLEMYPELTGLLVPYLEGMRSWMRGNLDWSRQTPRYNPADVGQYEEPQEYLEETVLGIAPDHAEAAPCPAEAPRQG; this is translated from the coding sequence GTGGACAGCGAACTGCCGGACATCTACTGCCCGTTCCCCCAGCGGACCAACCCGCACGTCGGGCACACACGCGGTCACCTGGCCACCTGGATCAGACAGACGGGCCTGGTGCACCGCGAGTCCGCGATGAACCGCTTCGAACAAGCCGATTTCGGCGCGTTCGTCGGCATGGTCTACCCGACGGCCGGCCCGGAACACCTCGATCTGGTGGCCGACTGGTTCGTCTGGCTCTTCCTCGTCGACGACCAGCTGGACGACGGCCATCTCGGCCGCTCCCCCGAGCGGGTGCGCGCCGTGGTGGAGCGGATGCGCGCCGTCGTGGACGGCACCGCTCCGGAGCCCCTGCCGGACGAGGAGCTGCCGGCCGCCGTGATAGCGCTGATGGACCTGTGGGAACGTACGACGCCGAGCGCGGCGCCCCACTGGCGGACCAGGTTCGCCTGGCATCTGATCACCTACCTCACGACGGCCACCACCTGGGAGGCGGGCAACCGCGCGAACGACGTGGTGCCGTCGGAGGAGACGTACATCGCCAAGCGGCGGCACACCGGGGCGATCCATGTCTGCATGGACCTCATAGAGATCGTCACCGGCACCGAGGCCCCGGAGTCGCTCCACAACGACCCCCGGTTCATCACCGCCCTGGAAGCCTCCTGCAACCATGTGTGCTGGGCCAACGACGTCTACTCCTTCGAGAAGGAGCAGGTGCTCGGCGAGATCCACAACCTCGTCCACCTGGTCCGCCACCACCGGGGCCTGGGCGAGCAGCAGGCGCTGGACCATGTCGCGGAGCGGCTGGCGCTGGAGACGGAGCGGTTCCTGACCGCCGAGGACGAGCTGCTGGAGATGTATCCGGAGCTGACGGGCCTGCTGGTGCCCTACCTCGAAGGGATGCGCAGCTGGATGCGGGGGAACCTGGACTGGTCGCGCCAGACCCCGCGCTACAACCCGGCCGACGTGGGCCAGTACGAGGAGCCCCAGGAGTATCTGGAGGAGACCGTGCTGGGGATAGCGCCCGACCACGCGGAGGCGGCGCCGTGCCCGGCGGAGGCCCCGCGTCAGGGCTGA
- a CDS encoding sugar-binding transcriptional regulator — MRMGPAELVQAAAMARRFYLEGKSKIQIAEEFGVSRFKVARVLETALERDLVRIEIRVPAELDAERSDALRARYGLRHAVVVESPAEEQEDAPDPENLGEVAADLLGELVAEGDVLGLAWGRSTIHMAAALDRLPPCTVVQLTGVYDAGTAERGSVEAVRRAAQVSGGEAHPIYAPMLLPDPATAAALREQTGIARAFEYFDKVTVAAVSIGSWEPGISTVHDMLSDKERAHYASLGVAAEMSAHLFDSDGRRVGRDLGERCITVEADRLRRIPEVVAIAGGLRKAAAIGAVLRSGLVTSLVTDTAAADYLLTESAAGVRPALERADPDGE, encoded by the coding sequence ATGCGGATGGGACCCGCGGAGCTGGTGCAGGCGGCGGCCATGGCCCGCCGGTTCTACCTGGAGGGCAAGTCCAAGATCCAGATCGCCGAGGAGTTCGGCGTCAGCCGCTTCAAGGTGGCCCGGGTCCTGGAGACGGCCCTGGAGCGTGATCTCGTACGGATCGAGATCCGGGTGCCGGCCGAGCTGGACGCCGAACGCTCCGACGCGCTCCGGGCCCGCTACGGGCTGCGCCACGCGGTCGTCGTCGAGTCCCCGGCCGAGGAGCAGGAGGACGCCCCCGACCCGGAGAACCTGGGCGAGGTCGCGGCCGACCTCCTCGGCGAGCTGGTGGCCGAGGGCGATGTGCTCGGCCTGGCCTGGGGCCGCTCCACCATCCACATGGCGGCGGCGCTGGACCGGCTGCCGCCGTGCACGGTCGTCCAGCTGACGGGGGTCTACGACGCGGGCACCGCCGAGCGCGGCTCCGTCGAGGCGGTCCGCCGGGCCGCCCAGGTCTCCGGCGGCGAGGCCCACCCCATCTACGCCCCGATGCTGCTGCCCGACCCGGCCACGGCCGCCGCGCTGCGGGAGCAGACGGGCATCGCCCGCGCCTTCGAATACTTCGACAAGGTGACGGTCGCCGCGGTCTCCATCGGTTCCTGGGAGCCGGGCATCTCCACGGTCCACGACATGCTCTCCGACAAGGAGCGCGCCCACTACGCCTCCCTCGGCGTCGCGGCCGAGATGTCCGCGCACCTCTTCGACTCCGACGGCCGCAGGGTCGGCCGCGACCTGGGAGAGCGCTGCATCACCGTGGAGGCGGACCGGCTGCGCCGGATCCCCGAGGTGGTGGCGATCGCGGGCGGGCTGCGCAAGGCGGCGGCGATCGGTGCCGTACTGCGCTCGGGTCTGGTCACCAGCCTGGTGACGGACACCGCCGCGGCCGACTACCTGCTCACCGAGTCGGCGGCCGGAGTCCGTCCGGCGCTGGAGCGGGCGGACCCGGACGGCGAGTGA
- the rpe gene encoding ribulose-phosphate 3-epimerase encodes MAQINPSILSADFARLAEEAKAVEGADWLHVDVMDNHFVPNLTLGVPIVEALGKATDTPLDCHLMIEDPDRWAPQYAEAGAGSVTFHVEAAAAPVRLAREIRAKGARASMALKPATPIEPYEDLLPELDMLLIMTVEPGFGGQAFLDIMLPKIRRTRELIGKHGLDLWLQVDGGVSASTIERCAEAGADVFVAGSAVYGAEDPAAAVRGLRAQAEAVTAAAPWACGH; translated from the coding sequence ATGGCGCAGATCAACCCCAGCATCCTGTCCGCCGATTTCGCGCGTCTCGCCGAGGAGGCGAAGGCCGTCGAAGGCGCGGACTGGCTCCACGTCGACGTGATGGACAACCACTTCGTGCCCAACCTGACCCTCGGCGTGCCGATCGTCGAGGCGCTCGGCAAGGCCACGGACACCCCGCTGGACTGCCACCTCATGATCGAGGACCCCGACCGCTGGGCCCCCCAGTACGCGGAGGCGGGCGCCGGTTCGGTCACCTTCCATGTGGAAGCCGCGGCGGCGCCGGTCCGCCTCGCTCGGGAGATCCGGGCGAAGGGGGCCCGGGCGTCCATGGCGCTCAAGCCCGCGACGCCGATCGAACCGTACGAGGACCTCCTCCCCGAACTCGACATGCTGCTGATCATGACGGTGGAGCCGGGCTTCGGCGGCCAGGCCTTCCTGGACATCATGCTGCCGAAGATCCGCCGCACCCGGGAGCTGATCGGCAAGCACGGCCTCGACCTCTGGCTCCAGGTCGACGGCGGGGTCTCCGCCTCCACGATCGAACGCTGCGCCGAGGCGGGCGCCGATGTCTTCGTCGCGGGATCCGCCGTCTACGGGGCCGAGGACCCGGCCGCGGCGGTGCGGGGTCTGCGGGCCCAGGCGGAGGCGGTCACGGCCGCCGCGCCCTGGGCGTGCGGCCACTGA
- a CDS encoding RsmB/NOP family class I SAM-dependent RNA methyltransferase, which yields MNDQPRRRPAKPHRRPQKDPVRFLAFEALRAVDERDAYANLVLPPLLKKARAKGDFDGRDAALATELVYGTLRRQGTYDAIVAACIDRPLREVDPPVLDVLNMGVHQLLGTRIPTHAAVSASVELARVVLGEGRAKFVNAVLRKVTAHDLDGWVEKVAPSYEQDAEDHLSIVHSHPRWIVSALWDALGGGRAGIEDLLEADNERPEVTLVARPGRSTTDELVTALGDENALPGRWSPYAVRMAEGGEPGALTAVQEGRAGVQDEGSQLVAAALAAAPVEGRDTRWLDGCAGPGGKAALLAALAAGRGATLLAAEKQPHRARLVERALAGNPGPYQVVTADGTRPPWLPGTFDRILMDVPCSGLGALRRRPEARWRRRAEDLESFAPLQRGLLREALKAVRVGGVVGYATCSPHLAETRVVVEDVLKGRGGEPVAAEWVDARPLMPGVPALGDGPDVQLWPHLHGTDAMYLALLRRTG from the coding sequence GTGAACGACCAGCCGCGTCGCCGTCCCGCCAAGCCCCACCGCCGCCCTCAGAAGGACCCCGTCCGCTTCCTCGCCTTCGAGGCGCTGCGGGCCGTCGACGAGCGGGACGCGTACGCCAACCTCGTGCTGCCCCCGCTGCTGAAGAAGGCCCGCGCCAAGGGCGACTTCGACGGGCGGGACGCGGCGCTGGCGACCGAGCTGGTCTACGGGACGCTGCGCCGCCAGGGCACGTACGACGCGATCGTCGCGGCCTGTATCGACCGGCCGCTCCGCGAGGTCGACCCGCCGGTCCTCGACGTACTGAACATGGGTGTCCACCAGCTGCTGGGCACCCGCATCCCCACCCACGCGGCCGTCTCCGCCAGTGTGGAGCTGGCCCGGGTGGTGCTGGGCGAGGGGCGGGCGAAGTTCGTCAACGCGGTGCTGCGCAAGGTCACCGCCCACGACCTGGACGGCTGGGTGGAGAAGGTCGCGCCCTCCTACGAGCAGGACGCCGAGGACCACCTCTCCATCGTCCACTCGCACCCGCGCTGGATCGTCTCGGCGCTCTGGGACGCCCTCGGCGGCGGCCGGGCCGGGATCGAGGACCTGCTGGAGGCCGACAACGAGCGGCCCGAGGTGACGCTGGTGGCCCGCCCAGGACGCTCCACCACCGACGAGCTGGTCACGGCGCTCGGCGACGAGAACGCGCTGCCGGGCCGCTGGTCGCCGTACGCCGTGCGGATGGCCGAGGGTGGCGAGCCCGGTGCGCTCACGGCGGTCCAGGAGGGCCGGGCGGGCGTCCAGGACGAGGGGAGCCAGCTGGTGGCCGCCGCGCTCGCCGCCGCCCCCGTGGAGGGCCGGGACACCCGCTGGCTGGACGGGTGCGCCGGTCCCGGCGGGAAGGCCGCCCTGCTGGCCGCCCTCGCCGCCGGCCGGGGCGCGACCCTGCTCGCCGCCGAGAAGCAGCCGCACCGGGCCCGGCTGGTGGAGCGGGCGCTCGCCGGCAACCCGGGTCCGTACCAGGTGGTCACCGCCGACGGCACCCGTCCGCCGTGGCTGCCCGGCACCTTCGACCGCATCCTGATGGACGTGCCGTGCTCCGGCCTGGGTGCGCTGCGCCGCCGTCCGGAGGCCCGCTGGCGGCGTCGCGCCGAGGACCTGGAGAGCTTCGCGCCGCTCCAACGCGGGCTGCTGCGCGAGGCGTTGAAGGCCGTACGGGTCGGTGGCGTCGTCGGCTACGCGACCTGCTCGCCGCATCTCGCGGAGACCCGGGTGGTCGTCGAGGACGTGCTGAAGGGGCGCGGCGGTGAGCCGGTGGCGGCCGAGTGGGTCGACGCCCGGCCGCTGATGCCGGGGGTGCCCGCGCTCGGGGACGGGCCCGATGTCCAGCTGTGGCCGCATCTCCACGGGACGGATGCCATGTATCTCGCTCTGCTGCGCCGAACCGGCTGA
- the fmt gene encoding methionyl-tRNA formyltransferase, whose product MKLVFAGTPEVAVPALDALIASDRHEVAAVVTRPDAPAGRGRRLVASPVAERAAEAGIEVLKPAKPRDEEFLARLREIAPDCCPVVAYGALLPKVALDVPARGWVNLHFSLLPAWRGAAPVQHSVIAGDEVTGASTFLIEEGLDSGPVYGVLTEEIRPTDTSGDLLTRLAFAGAGLLAATMDGIEDGTLHAVPQPHEGVTLAPKITVEDARITWSAPALRVDRVVRGCTPAPGAWTVFRGERLKLIQATPVLDRTDLAPGELSAAKNNVYVGTGSHAVELLWVQPQGKKPMKAADWARGVRIVHGELLGS is encoded by the coding sequence ATGAAGCTCGTCTTCGCCGGCACCCCCGAGGTCGCCGTCCCCGCCCTGGACGCCCTGATCGCCTCCGACCGCCACGAGGTGGCCGCCGTCGTGACCCGTCCCGATGCCCCGGCCGGGCGCGGCCGCCGCCTGGTGGCCAGCCCGGTGGCCGAGCGGGCGGCGGAGGCCGGGATCGAGGTCCTCAAGCCGGCGAAGCCCCGGGACGAGGAGTTCCTCGCTCGGCTGCGGGAGATCGCGCCGGACTGCTGCCCGGTCGTCGCCTACGGGGCCCTGCTGCCCAAGGTGGCCCTGGACGTGCCCGCCCGCGGCTGGGTCAACCTGCACTTCTCGCTGCTGCCCGCCTGGCGCGGTGCCGCGCCCGTGCAGCACTCCGTGATCGCCGGGGACGAGGTGACCGGCGCCTCGACCTTCCTGATCGAGGAGGGGCTGGACTCCGGCCCGGTCTACGGGGTCCTCACCGAGGAGATCCGCCCCACCGACACCAGCGGCGACCTGCTCACCCGGCTCGCCTTCGCCGGTGCCGGGCTGCTCGCCGCCACCATGGACGGCATCGAGGACGGCACCCTGCACGCGGTGCCCCAGCCCCACGAGGGCGTCACCCTGGCCCCCAAGATCACCGTGGAGGACGCCCGGATCACCTGGTCGGCCCCCGCCCTCCGCGTCGACCGGGTGGTACGCGGCTGCACCCCGGCGCCCGGCGCCTGGACCGTGTTCCGGGGCGAACGGCTCAAGCTCATCCAGGCGACGCCCGTGCTGGACCGCACCGATCTGGCGCCCGGCGAGCTGTCGGCGGCGAAGAACAACGTCTACGTGGGCACCGGCTCGCACGCCGTCGAACTGCTCTGGGTCCAGCCGCAGGGCAAGAAGCCGATGAAGGCCGCCGACTGGGCGCGCGGCGTCCGGATCGTCCACGGCGAGCTGCTGGGGTCGTAG